A genomic window from Solanum stenotomum isolate F172 chromosome 10, ASM1918654v1, whole genome shotgun sequence includes:
- the LOC125843225 gene encoding uncharacterized protein LOC125843225, whose translation MSSCQSTGKMPEERLSIPGRPSCSKPEDEHLVEDLFFKTNIRFTLVGKQCLLGVDHQGHCCRCNFFIFSFTWFHYLWVFLLRSTACCWAFASTEAITAAHAFKNKETIPLSKQQLVDCIFIHYKKPSWFADLGPKQCFPSSCTKAYEFATDFGIVEETQYPFTEQRGDCKGPSPGVVRIVQYYSTIPSVPFCVTFFRFRYLNKSLFFIFYRK comes from the exons atgtCGAGTTGTCAGTCCACCGGAAAGATGCCGGAAGAACGGCTCAGCATTCCCGGACGACCAAGCTGTTCAAAACCTGAAGATGAACACTTGGTGGAAGACCTTTTCTTCAAGACAAAT ATTAGATttaccttggttggaaaacaaTGTCTTCTCGGGGTGGATCATCAAGGACATTGCTGTAggtgtaattttttcattttcagttttacTTGGTTTCATTATTTATGGGTTTTTCTTCTCCGATCTACAGCTTGTTGCTGGGCTTTTGCATCTACAGAAGCGATTACTGCAGCTCATGCTTTTAAGAACAAAGAAACAATACCATTGTCGAAGCAACAACTTGTTGATTGCATATTCATTCACTATAAAAAACCTTCATGGTTTGCGGATTTGGGACCGAAACAGTGTTTTCCATCTTCCTGTACGAAGGCCTATGAGTTTGCTACTGATTTTGGAATCGTTGAAGAAACGCAATATCCATTTACTGAACAAAGAGGTGACTGCAAGGGACCATCACCTGGAGTGGTACGTATTGTTCAGTACTATAGTACTATTCCTTCTGTTCCATTTTGTGTGACGTTTTTCCGATTTCGATATTTAAATAAAAGtctattttttatcttttatcgTAAGTGA
- the LOC125841973 gene encoding uncharacterized protein LOC125841973 produces the protein MNSPTAVFMKKLVEKEGDDENFQAQKKLKIGDDEISDVKECLVQEKDKFDEDMNGTGSDPEITDFPESDEDLSPIVSVCCTYDSEEDYCPDYPNGKMDKPLWDKYYKQIKESEGFDIQDFPGRCWMTTVFPLPYYLDDPENYNKLKDYASKALKLYNDDNGTCYEVDKMLKVNGGGCSDFIYYLTFTVKNGVEDIFQAKVVEEMDFSLEFPIVRPKPKASDLYFSY, from the exons ATGAATTCTCCGACGGCAGTATTCATGAAAAAATTGGTGGAGAAGGAAGGAGATGATGAGAATTTTCAGGCTCAAAAGAAACTTAAGATCGGAGATGATGAAATCTCCGACGTAAAAGAGTGTCTGGTGCAAGAGAAAGATAAATTCGATGAGGATATGAATGGCACAGGTTCCGATCCTGAAATCACGGATTTCCCTGAGTCCGATGAGGATCTTTCCCCGATAGTAAGTGTTTGTTGTACCTATGATTCAGAGGAGGATTATTGCCCAGATTATCCAAACGGGAAGATGGATAAGCCTCTTTGGGACAAGTACTACAAACAGATCAAGGAGAGCGAG GGATTTGATATCCAAGATTTTCCTGGACGGTGTTGGATGACGACCGTCTTTCCCCTACCATACTATTTGGATGATCCCGAGAATTATAACAAATTGAAGGACTATGCTTCAAAGGCACTTAAGCTATACAATGATGATAAT GGCACGTGCTACGAGGTCGATAAAATGTTGAAGGTGAATGGAGGTGGTTGTAGTGATTTTATCTATTATCTTACCTTTACCGTCAAAAATGGTGTGGAGGACATTTTTCAAGCAAAGGTGGTGGAAGAGATGGATTTTTCATTAGAATTTCCTATCGTTAGGCCAAAACCTAAGGCTTCAGACTTGTATTTTAGTTATTGA
- the LOC125842278 gene encoding UDP-glucose 4-epimerase GEPI48: MSKSILVTGGAGYIGSHTVLQLLLGGYKTVVIDNLDNSSEIAVKRVKEIAGEYGSNLSFHKVDLRDKPAVEEIFRSNKFDAVIHFAGLKAVGESVEKPLMYYDNNLIGTITLLEIMAAHGCKKLVFSSSATVYGWPKVVPCTEEFPLSAANPYGRTKLFIEEICRDVQNADSEWKIILLRYFNPVGAHPSGRIGEDPRGIPNNLMPFVQQVAVGRRKELTVYGTDYGTKDGTGVRDYIHVMDLADGHIAALQRLSDPSIGCEVYNLGTGKGTSVLEMVAAFEKASGKKIPMVMSGRRPGDAEIVYAATEKAERELKWKAKYGIEEMCRDQWNWAKKNPYGYEGTPESNNCH, translated from the exons ATGTCGAAGAGTATACTTGTGACAGGGGGAGCAGGGTATATTGGGAGTCACACAGTGTTGCAATTGTTGCTTGGTGGTTATAAGACTGTGGTGATTGAtaatttggataattcttctGAAATTGCTGTGAAAAGGGTTAAGGAAATTGCTGGTGAATATGGCTCTAATCTCTCTTTTCACAAG GTGGATCTACGTGATAAGCCGGCAGTTGAGGAGATTTTCAGGTCTAACAA ATTTGATGCTGTTATCCATTTTGCTGGACTAAAAGCGGTTGGTGAAAGTGTTGAAAAACCTCTGATGTACTATGACAACAACCTTATTGGAACAATTACCCTCTTGGAAATCATGGCAGCTCATGGATGCAAAAAG CTTGTGTTTTCATCGTCAGCTACTGTTTATGGTTGGCCAAAAGTGGTTCCTTGTACTGAGGAATTCCCCCTGAGTGCTGCAAATCCTTATGGACGGACAAAG CTCTTCATTGAAGAAATATGCCGTGATGTACAAAACGCGGACTCTGAATGGAAAATCATATTGCTGCGGTACTTTAATCCTGTTGGTGCTCATCCAAGTGGCCGAATTGGTGAAGATCCGCGAGGAATTCCTAACAACCTTATGCCATTTGTTCAGCAAGTTGCTGTTGGCAGAAGAAAAGAGCTGACAGTTTATGGAACTGATTATGGAACGAAGGATGGTACAGGG GTCCGTgattacattcatgttatggaTTTAGCAGATGGACACATTGCTGCCTTGCAGAGGCTATCTGATCCTTCCATAG GCTGTGAAGTGTACAACTTGGGAACTGGAAAAGGAACTTCAGTCCTTGAAATGGTGGCCGCATTTGAGAAGGCTTCTGGAAAG AAAATTCCAATGGTTATGTCTGGTCGACGCCCTGGAGATGCTGAAATTGTATATGCTGCTACAGAGAAAGCAGAACGCGAATTGAAGTGGAA GGCGAAATATGGCATCGAAGAGATGTGTAGGGATCAGTGGAACTGGGCTAAGAAGAATCCATATGGCTATGAAGGAACTCCAGAATCTAATAACTGTCACTGA